TTTCCTTTGACGTAACACTGTCAAGCAACACAGTTTGTTTAAGGGCTTGCAAAGCACACAGATAATGTCAAACATGGAGTGTTGGACATCTTTGTCTTTTCTTTTGTGTGTGTTTGCTCCTACTCGGTCACGGCAGACCTGTGGTTTAACGTAGGTCAAGAGCGATTTTAATCTTGAttctatttgttatttatttagtttataaccTGGGTATTTCAGTTGATGAAGTCATAGGCTAAGAGTACGCTTAATCAGTTTGTCTATAGTTAAActatgtaattttgttatgaTTGCATCgtattttttcctaaaaatcCGTATGGATCCATTTTGGTTCAACAAGACGTGAttgattcgtttttttaaaaGGCGTCTTGCTCCTCGTAGTTTTTGCTCACAAAAATAGGtgacaatattactttaatggacttattatttaaaatcagtttattaaataatttcttaactttgttaaaaatacatcatttaaaaaacgCCATGATTTAGTAAAATTTTGTTCGATTTCTGAGATTATGTATGACACAGATTAGAGGTAGACACAGTGAGacacacatatatttttttgctcctatttattattctttattaatcttattctagaatattttaatgttttgatcgGCCCAGTTGCTTTATAGACCCCCCTTTACTCACTAATAACTGTTTTCAAGTCATTTACGCTACTCTTTAACTTTCACCTTTGACACCGCACTTCATCACCATGGATGCTAAACTAGCACTGAACCTGGAAGAGTTGGAATCCCTCTTCACTACAAAGATGGCTGCTTATGAAGCAAAGTTGGCATCCGCTACCGCTGGCTCCTCCTCCTCTGCTGCTTCAACACCAGTTGCAAGTCTAACCTCACTCTCGCAAGAATTTAGTGACTTCAAAAGCTTTGTTATGCAAGCTCTTTCAAAGTTCAAAACTCAATTGGAGTTACTTTCAAAAGGTTTTGACAGGCATGAAACTATTATGCGGCGCAAGGTGCTTTTAATCCATGGAGTCCCTGAAGCTAAAGATGAGAAGGTCCCTGATGTTGTCTCTCAAGTATTCCATGACAGCTTGAAGTTGAACGAGCTCTCCAGGGAGAACATCCATGTGTGCCACCGGTTAGGATCAGGCAAGCGTTCCAGGCCAATACTTGTCAGGTTTTTCACCACCGAGCATCGCCAACTTGTTTGGGATGCCAAGAAATCACTTAAAGGTACCGGTTACACTATATCTGAATTCTTGACTCGTATGCGACACCAAACCTTCGTTGCCGCACGCAAACATTTTGGAATGTCTAATTGCTGGTCGAGTGAGGGCAAGATATTAATCATCACTCCTGACAAGTCTCGTCACAAATTAGAAAGCATGGATGAACTTCAAAAACTTCTTTCTAAATATCCCCTGAGCAACGATGTCCTTGCGCAGCCGGCAGTTCCAACTTCGCCTCAGCCTGCTCCATTGTCTTCCGAGCCCGCTACACCCGTCAACAAGCTCCAAAGAAGGTTAAAGCGTCGCAATTAAGTAGTTTTATAATCATGCATGTTTATCTATAGTATCCGTTCTGACTTTGCTGCTTTGCACCTCTTTTTACTGCTGCATCATAGCTTACTCTTAtataactttttgtttcaaCCACCGTCTTgcacttattttatttcctttcgtTGATaccttcatttttattacattattattataaattagtcGGTAACCTattcaatattgttattgacATAGAACTGACAGCTGTCAGCTGCCAACTGTCAAACGCAATAATGCGTTCTGTTCATTACGTTTCGTTTCATCATTAGTCTAGGTGCATCGCAGTGAAgtcttattttacttataattattttttctttttttccgtattttgtatttttcttgagAGTTGGGGAGGTTGTCTTTTAAGCAACCCATCGAGCCacttattgtatattttaacttattttaaattttaattttatacatttgtattaaatttatatatcaTAATCTTACATGGATGTTGTAGAAAATTTTAACGATAGCTTCTTCTCATGTTCCACATCCGATAGTTTTGCTAGCGCAGACAGTCACGATGCATCAATCCCACGTTCGCTGCATGAAAACCTTTCTCATCTTTTTTCTAATTACCCCAAAAATCTCCATATCGCCCACATCAACGCTCAGAGTGTTCCTGCTCACTACTCCGATCTTCTGGCATCCTTTAGTAGCGTCCATCTTGACATCCTTCTCGTTTCTGAATCGTTCCTTAAGCCCTCCCTTCCTTCGACCCACTTTGCGCTTCCCGGTTTTGTGTTGATTCGCAACGATAGAACTGGGAAAGGCGGGGGTGGAGTTGCTATCTATCTCCGAGCCGATTTATCCTACAAGATTATTTGTACATCTCCTTCCCTTTACTCCGAATCGGCTGAATACCTTTTCCTTGAGGTCCTGGTCAATCACTCCAAAATTTTAATCGCTGTTTTTTATAGTCCCAATTGCCACATTAACTATTTTGATGATCTGGAAATGCAGCTCTCTAACCTTTGTCCCCTGTATCATCACGTCATCATAATGGGTGACTTCAATACATGTTTATTGAAGAATGACTCCCGTGCGAGAAGACTGCAAGGCCTACTATCGTCTATCAATCTTCATATTCTCCCTCTTTCTGCCACTCACTTTGCCCCGAATTCATCTCCTTCCTTGCTTGATCTCATGTTTGTATCGTCTCCATCTAATGTTTCTGACCATGGCCAACTTCCTGCATGTTTTTCCTACCACAACCTTCTCTTCCTTTCATATCGTATTCGTACCCCTAAACTCAAACCTCAACTCTTGAGGTTGCGTAGCTTTAAGAGTATGAACTTGGAGGCATTGCGCCATGATGCCAATCTTATTGACTGGAGCCCTGTGGCAGATATCTGTGACATTGACGACAAAGTTAACCTATTCACATCTCTCTTACTTGATTTATTCGACCGACATGCTCCAGTTCGTTTAGTGAAAGTTCGACGTGAACCAGCTCCTTGGATCACACCCACCATTTTGGATGCCATGGCTCGGAGGGACAGAGCAAAGCGCAAATTTGAACGCAGGCCTACTGTTGACAACCTTGTCCACTACAAAACTGCACGCAACCACTGTAACCATCTATGCCAGTCCGCCAGGAGAAAGCACTTTCACGATAACCTCGTCGATCGTGGCTCCAGCGACGTCTGGAAATTTCTGCGGTCAGTTGGAATCGGCAGGCCTAGCCTGAGAGCCGATAAAGAAATTGACCTTACTGCCTTAAATCACCACTTTTCTCTTCCCCCTATTACTCTTGACATTTCTACTAAATCTTCCACTCTACTCGAGCTTACTTGTCTACCGGCTCCTCGCTGTCctcatttctatttttctccTGTTACTGAAGATGACGTCAGAAAATCTGTTTTAGCCATTTCATCCTCTGCGGTGGGTAACGACAACCTGTGCTCTCGTATGGTATTCCCCATTCTCCCACAATTACTCCCCATTCTTACACATTTATTCAACTATTCTCTCTCATCCAATTCCTTTCCCTCTGCGTGGAAACGCGCTCATGTTATTCCTCTCCCGAAATCCTCGAATCCCACCTCTTTCTCCCAATACCGACCTATTTCAATACTTCCTTTTCTCTCCAAAGTACTTGAGCACATAGTCCATCGTCAAGTCTCTGATTTTCTGACGTCTTTCAGTCTTATTTCTCCTTTCCAATCCGGTTTCCGTCCTGGCCACAGTACCGTCACAGCTCTCCTTAATGTCACGGATGATATCCGCTGGGCTATGGAAAATAAATCTCTCACTATCCTTGTACTTCTCGACTTCAGCTCTGCTTTCAATTCTGTGGATTTTGATATCCTCCTAGGTGTTCTGCAGGCTCTTAATTTCTCCTTCTCTTCCTTGACCTGGTTTGATTCTTACCTCCGGGGTCGCTCTCAGCGGGTCCGCCTTGATGAGACCTACTCTGACTGGTGCGATCTTGTTGCGGGCGTACCTCAAGGAGGCGTCCTTTCTCCTCTTCTTTTCTCAATCTTTATTAACTCCATTTCCAAATTCATATCCTCAAACTTTCACCTATATGCTGATGACCTGCAGGtttattgtcatttttcttTGCCCGATGCTAACTCAGCTATAGATGCTATGAATCGTGACTTAGCGAGCATCGGCAAGTGGGCTAAATCTTATGGTCTACAAGTAAACCCTGCAAAGTCAAAGGCAATGATTATTGGCAGTAGGCACTATCGTAACGCTCTTGATCTGTCCTCTCTAAGGCCTCTGTGTCTTGATGGTGAGATGATCCCCTACTCGGAGACGGCTAAAAACCTGGGGGTGTTAATGGATTCACACCTCTCATGGCGTGATCAGGTAAACGAGGTTAGTCGCAAGGTCCACTTTTCCTTACACTCTCTTCGATGCTTACAAACTTTTCTTCCCCACAAGACTAAAATTCTATTAGCCCAATCCCTTATCCAACCCATTATTGACTATGCCGATGCTTGTTACTTGGATGCCACCGAGGAGCTGCTTAATAAGCTTGAGTACTTGCAAAATTTGTGTATCCGCTTTATTTTTGGGCTAAAAAAATACGATCACATCTCGCAGTTTCGCAAAGAACTCAAGTGGCTCCCGATTCGCCTTCGCAGGAACACTCGTATCCTATGTCTCCTATACAATGTTCTTCACAACCCACTATATCCTTCCTATTTGCGTGACCGCTTCTCCTATATCCGCCCTCCCGACGCCCTTTGCAGATCACACCTTAAATCCCATCTCAAAATTCAACCCCACTCCACCGACTTCTATTCCTTCTCCTTCTCTGTTCATGCAGCGCGACTGTGGAATGCCCTACCGCCTAGCATTCGTGGCTCCCAATCTGTCAGCCTATTCAAACGTCGTGTCAAAGAACACTATCTCGCCTCAGTAAGATAGTCTTATTTCCTCATCCATgtaactttatatatatatatatatgtatatatccatgtatatatttgatataaattgtacttctttttttcctatatattttttttttttacacactgtgtctatgtttccttttttcttatctcctgtcgcaggtctgctggcagaaatttcttaagaaataagcagtacctttgtacctattgtattttcatttttatacttgttttattcctacaatgttgtgtgtacataaataaataaataaataaataaatacagatggAACTTTCAATCAGgatcttttaaaattaagacgTTTGTCCTCAATACGATGGCACTTCTTACTTTCAAGCTTTCCGCGTCTTGTGTGGTACATCGCCTTTCTTCGCCAGTCAAACCAGCGACTGTACAGCTGCAACTTAATTTAAACAGAACCCACAAGAACAAAGAAAACGtatcaattaaacaaatacagGAAATGAACATTCGCTTACGAAGTTAATTATGAAGTAAGTTGGGCGATCAAAAAAAAGATTGTCACGTGCGAAGGAGGTACACATTAACATAGCCCCGTTTTTTCGTCCCAGATTCGTGACACATCGTGTGTGAGCCCCgtggtaaataataaatctttctaataaataaaacaagggAACGTGAGCGAGATAAAGCGCGTATGCCCGTTCGGTGCGCCCTAAACGCCATTGTGGACGCCGACGGCGGATCGTTAAACGAAGGTGAAAATATTTTGTGCCTTTTTTAGAGATCAACTGGAAGTTGGGCGTTGAATGTTTCGTTTGTGAAGTACATGCCTTTACGTTACGCTTGCCTGAAGTAATTGCTTGATGGTCTATGACCACGCGTGGAGAGTAAGGGCGGTAATTTTCGTCCGCGTCAAACTGCGACTTGGACTGTGCTTTCTGCTCTTTTTGCTTCATCTAGTTGCTTAGTATTCGaatccaatattttaaatattcaatatattaGTTTTTTCTAGGTGTTGTAGTGGTTTTGGGTGGTTATAGtttataactaatttaaataaaaatattctaaaacattctaattgttaaaaaaaacaaacctgtAATAAGACTACTACCTACAAAACCACGTATCCCAGTAATCCTACTAATCAAGTgtcacaaacaattttttgCCGAAAAAAAAAGTGAACTCACTATGTGGTAGGTCACCCTCATTGAGCTAAGGTTGTTAATGTGTAAATATGTGTTTCCCATTTACACGGCCGCGACACCGGCGGACACAATGACCCGGAATGTCACCCTTTGCCTGAGTCGGGGGCCTATCACCACCTCTTGAAATCAAGTCCAGGGGTGGAATCAAAACATCGTAGAGGAGTATTTCTCTTTCGCGTAGCCAATAGTCTTACCTCGGAGGCAGTGATGGCCCCCCTAGATTGTAGCAAGTGGACTTGTACAATCACTGGGTATTACATTATTCTatggatattatttttagtagtatcatttaagtattaagtaatataataatatttggataTTTGTCTGTGCATCCTATCGTGCAATTTTCTCATTTTGTGTGGTCTACCTTTCTCATCAGTCTGTGATGAGCGTTATTAGCAAATGGTATTTTTTGGTATATACAAGAAAAAAGATTGATCAATTTACCATCATACTCGATCACTTACAAATAAGCAATTGCAAAATCCTATCATTGCGTATTCACATACAATACACCGCTGGCATAGACATCGTCCAGGTTAAGGCATTATCTTAATTAAGACTGTCTTGTTTTATAGCGTAATAAGTACCAAATTATACCCGTATTTGGCGCCACAATTATCTATTTACGACTTGTAATTAACATCAAGGGCCGCAGTATACCAATACTTACCGACCAACTAATTTGACAGTCCTTATTTACTGTGATCATTACAACGAGGCGATGCCTTCATTTCCTTCGACTCCAAATCTAACACCCGCGGGTTTTTGACGGCTTATAACGTCGTCGTCACAACACATTAAACAAATATGGCGGGAGCCGTTTGTCAGTTCGCTTTGAGATCAGTAGCGGGACGTGTTACactacacaaacaaacatacgcATATCGATCAGAACATTcgattttgaactttatgttAAAGATATAGAGTTCCATGAATCTCGTTTGGTAGTAAAAGTAATATTGTGTGgtgacttttttattatttttcaggtcCCATCGCCTTGGTCGTACTAATTTGTCGGAGACCAAGTCACCAATGCAAATATGGCGGGTGTTGTGAATACCTTGTGTAAAGATATGAAATTGTTTCGAGTCCCGGCTCATGGGAACATGCGTGATTCGACCTGTGTGTGTTTGGACAGACGACTGTGACTTAGGAATGTTTAATGaatatttgcttaaaaactttttatggCTATTAAAGCGTTCTACattactaaattttaattaaaggtatGAATTTATAagtcaataaaattacttttaaaactccaggtaacacaaaaatattttcttttgagaaattatattttttgaattgaaTCTGTCTAAGGTTTGTGTGTTTTCAAAATAGGTTATAACTAGGAagttgtagaaaaaataaaaataaaaatcgttgaaataaatgtaataataatttaatttcacaaacatagaAGCTATGTTTGTGCTTCAGTtataaataggtactatttgaactatacaaataatgattaagttataaatacaCTGGCTCtgtatttttacaataatataattaacagcTCTATTAAAGCTAGTCATATTTCATTGGATTTCTGTAACATATAAATAGTTAACAAAGAGTCAAGTAATACTAAGGAAAGTAGGAATATAatgtacaattaaaattattcgtcTCAGCCTCAAGCTACCATGTCTAATATGGATTAATTAATATCGACAACAGCAGACAAGAACTGTTCTGATACATCGTTTAACGCATTCATATTCCGACTCAACAATTTCATCAACATAGTCCAAGTGCTGGAATGAAGTCTAatactaaaatctaaattaaataatacaaataataaagaaattgaaaCTAAAGTGGAGTTAAGCGAGAAATAAATAAGACCTTGACTAGGATAATCGGGAAATTTAGAATGTTAATCAGCagacaataaataatacattttaaattcgtCACTATTTACAAAAAGGAACTAATTCGTTCTAGACCAAAATGGCAATGTAATGGcaaagacagttttttttttctatacattaATTCGCTATATAACAGCCAAAAGATACAAATAATTCTACtagaaagagttttttttttcttggggCTAACTATACTGAAGAATACTGCGCTTCGCTATGCGGTGCAAACACCAAGATTAAGTAGACTGCCAAAAGTGACATGGGTTGCAGTTTCTCCTCAAGTCGCGTTGTGAAACTCTTGTTGATACCCGCTGTGTTCAAGAATCCATGTCGTACAGCTTTCTAAACACCTGCTCAAGATACTGCAAGAAGTTCATGGTGTCTCTGTATAGAAGGACGCCCATGTTGTTGCCGAAGTCCGTGGGGATTTCAGAGTCCGATAGTTTCAAGATTTTAAGATTGCGAATGTTCATGATGTcctgtaaaaaaagaaaagttcgATTAGTGTCATGAGCTAAGCAAAACTGGTGTATCATATTTCTTTGGTTTGTTTAGTGTGGCTATTTGGACCATAGTATAATAAGACAACATTTTGTAcacttacattaaaataacagaGCACAGCTCGCGAATCATGCATGGTCCGAGTGAGGTTATCTCTCAGTGGCTCGTCAGATATGAGGCCTGCATTTAGCTCCTCCGTTGTAAACGCGTACAAACCAGCCACAATCATCTTCAGCCCCTTATACATCCCCGGCAGCACTTCATCTATTTTTGGCTGTAAAAAAGATAGAAAGGAATTTAGTAAACCAATTTATTACACAGAAATTTTGAACGGTCACAAGCAACATTATAGTTGTCCTTCTAATTTTAAGCAACTTGACACATTGCCAAATCGTCTTGACTTAGATAAGGACAATCGTAATTGTGATAATCATCCTAAATTCGATTAATTTTTCGATTGTTAGCAGCACATTACGAAACCATTGTGTTCTCACGTAAGCGATAGTCGGCCGACAACAATGAGTGCCACCGACGATGTCAATTCTTTGAAATCGATTGAAAAACTCATACGGATGCACGTTTTTGGCATCAGCGAATTCGCCGCCCTTCGGTGATTGTTTTCGTTTAGGAAACGTCAATCTGGCAACGTCCgtattatcaaaaacaaatgattatgtGTACATCACTTAATGCAGATCAAGGGACATTTCTTTTACACTTATAGTGATACAACAACATTTTCCAACTAAACTCAGGTTATTATTTTCTAACGATTTAAACTagagttaaataattaacaaaattcgATGCTTACCATCAACTCTGTCATATATTCATCTGACATTGTTTCGTTTAGGACCTTTTCCTTGGGAAGTCCTTCTTCAGGTAGCCAGGAATAAGCTTTGAGAAACTCTTGATTACGCCACGAGGTAAGAAGTGCATCAAAACTTGGGTAACTATGAAGTTTCAGTGCCTGGAACAAAAGATAGACAACTCATTAGTTATCTTAAACATATGATTATAATCAATGAAATACTAAGTAGAGAAATAGCAGAGAGAACGACAAAACCCTTTAGGATTAACTCGTAATAACACAGTTGTAAGACAACGAAGGATCGCAGTGAATCAACTCTTATTGTGTGCAGTTGTTTTCTATGAAAGATAGAAATAGATCGAGTTAATACAATAAGTTGATTGACTTTCATGGAAAAGGAAGATTGAGCGGATGATGAGTCCGTGTGGTTTCCTGGAGTGATGGTATAAATGTGCTTGGAGAGGGGCTCGCTCTGCAGTGGCCAGTCGAGTACTCTTACATATCTGATAGATCTTTGAGTTAATTTGTTTAGTGTTTTTGTGCGTTTGCCTAACGGTATGTAGTCATTTTCATGTGTTCTTGTAACTCTTATTTAAGGATTCGAGATaccataatttttattttattcactcTTATTGCATACATAATTTTGaacttagttataataaaaaatatgctataaTAGGAAATAAATCAATTGTACTGCAGAATCAatgtaactttataaaaatctttcttcaataagaacaaagaaaaataaatgtatatttgtaataaatgattagcaaacaaaaatatcagCTAACGAAGTTGCACTCCCACGTAAGAACACGCGTTACCTAGTCGCAAATTGTTCTAAGAAATAACAAACGTTTACTGCCCTCTCGGGAAACAACCGCTCTTACTTGAGCTCTTCATAAAAGACACTCGCATTTAGATAATAGGTCAAGTAACAACGGAGCAATAGCCGGTCCTAACTGCGATCTATTTATTTCAAGACTCTGTCTTTCAATTAGATAATCACGAATAAAGGCTACGATTTTTATCGTTATTAATAGAATAAGATTCTATTTCGCAATGTTTGTGTCATAAATGATTTAAAGGAGATCACGAAGCCCATTTTCAACGAGTTTGATTGGatcatttttcattcaattctaTATTCAATACACGTTAAATACTTGACACTAACGTGTTTATAGTCAATTTATCGGCCAGCGAAGGTCGTGCGAAAGATGAGATCGAAACCGGAGGTTTGCGGCCGCCGCCGACGACATTTCACGTAACAAAACCGTTTcgacattaaaatttgacacTAAGTCGATAGCACACGTGATGTTAAGTGACCAAACAAAAACTGCTCCTGTATTAGAAGCGTAGAGTCGAAATAGCTTTGACACGTCAAACAATCGGTGCCTGGACGGGCAGATGTGTCGCGCGGTAGTTAAGTATCCCTTATGTAGGAAATATTGTTAGACAACAATACGACTAATTAAATGTGTGCATAACCCCGGCGAAACAcccaaaatatatttgtgcAACCGTTTATCGGTGGCGATCAGGAAAGTTTATCCAAATATTAATTTGCTTCATTGAAATTGAGATACCGCTGATATAAAATTCGTTGATAATACgtgcaatgaaataaatttacgaTTATTTCTTTGGATATAAACCGAGTTTCGGTGCATGAATGGACTCGAACCGGCGATGTTATCCGTTGCCGAAGTGGTAAGTAATTGGCAGGAAAATTAGTGTTTACAGtgagattattttaaagattgaaaaaacattaaatattttatttttcgttatgaATGTGAAATTTGCATCCTATGAATAAAACGAGTGCAGatgatttaacaaaacaaaatagaatgtgtAATTAGTAATGATATCGTTCAGAGATGGAATGTGCTATGTAGTCAGTGGCATACTAAATACACAGGTGTGCGTCCGGTCCATCGGACCATATCCAAAACATTACCTACTGTGTGAAGTTTGCATCGAAACTGATTCGAATCTACTTGATagcttattttacatttgttacattttcatgCTTTTAATGTCGCTGCTTTTTTATCTACAAACGCAAATGTATGTCTACTAATTATACGCACCACTATTACTACTACTTCTTCTAATtcatttttaaccaaaaatgaattagaaaaataacctttaattCTGAATGGCAAAAAGGGGAAAGAGAGGAAAAAATGCTGATGAAGTTATTTATAACCAGTCTACTTAAACAGCTTCAGTCATAGTAAAGTTTCTGTTGAAAatgtttcacttttttttaagtttcataacACTATTCAGTTATAAGTTGGTAGAAAATCAAACTATGAAATTAAACCAATTAGATTAAATAAGCTTTTACGA
This genomic stretch from Trichoplusia ni isolate ovarian cell line Hi5 chromosome 25, tn1, whole genome shotgun sequence harbors:
- the LOC113505261 gene encoding uncharacterized protein LOC113505261 yields the protein MDAKLALNLEELESLFTTKMAAYEAKLASATAGSSSSAASTPVASLTSLSQEFSDFKSFVMQALSKFKTQLELLSKGFDRHETIMRRKVLLIHGVPEAKDEKVPDVVSQVFHDSLKLNELSRENIHVCHRLGSGKRSRPILVRFFTTEHRQLVWDAKKSLKGTGYTISEFLTRMRHQTFVAARKHFGMSNCWSSEGKILIITPDKSRHKLESMDELQKLLSKYPLSNDVLAQPAVPTSPQPAPLSSEPATPVNKLQRRLKRRN
- the LOC113505292 gene encoding uncharacterized protein LOC113505292 isoform X2, whose amino-acid sequence is MDRERRDADGENSLWANPCDYNDSQSKPVIPQTHAREVAMKLVVQAKSTYSKTAKYKEEFALKLHSYPSFDALLTSWRNQEFLKAYSWLPEEGLPKEKVLNETMSDEYMTELMPKIDEVLPGMYKGLKMIVAGLYAFTTEELNAGLISDEPLRDNLTRTMHDSRAVLCYFNDIMNIRNLKILKLSDSEIPTDFGNNMGVLLYRDTMNFLQYLEQVFRKLYDMDS
- the LOC113505292 gene encoding uncharacterized protein LOC113505292 isoform X1, which encodes MVSAKNKRSLHREFSGYVNVCAAVCLLLLVCGLSPRSSAAPHRRRASMDRERRDADGENSLWANPCDYNDSQSKPVIPQTHAREVAMKLVVQAKSTYSKTAKYKEEFALKLHSYPSFDALLTSWRNQEFLKAYSWLPEEGLPKEKVLNETMSDEYMTELMPKIDEVLPGMYKGLKMIVAGLYAFTTEELNAGLISDEPLRDNLTRTMHDSRAVLCYFNDIMNIRNLKILKLSDSEIPTDFGNNMGVLLYRDTMNFLQYLEQVFRKLYDMDS